Proteins from one Pontibacter korlensis genomic window:
- a CDS encoding PAS domain-containing sensor histidine kinase: protein MSTNSLSSSQEGISIQTLPFQKIFEAQSALVVLLSPDLVIQGATDNYLLETFMKREEIIGRNLFEVFPDNPDASVASTTNLKASFDQVFATRKSHRMDIFQYDIPDPNNQGSFIERFWTTVNTPVLNEQGEIICIIHETANVTDEVKARLELKESQEREKVALAQAEQQRLRLERLLDQAPAAFAMLEGPDLVYNVLNSSYQQLFPGREMLGLPLFEALPELITSPVYQIINNVYNTGETFEGKEVLIPVARYEGQPVEDIYWNFIYQALFDADGKVNGVLIFALDVTEFVEARKQVEKSAEALQELNRELEERVESRTQELRTVQAEVLNQKQQLESIFMQAPAAICILDGPELTYQLVNPGYQQIFPGRDLLGKPLMEALPELQGTTIPDLLHNVYQTGETYIAEELHLMLARHEDGPLEEMFWTFTYQARYNSEGAVDGILVYAHEVTSQVEVRKAIEASARQLQLVTDSLPVLISYLDKDERYRFVNRAYEGWFNLKVEDVLNKTAVEVVGEKAYKTVEGYIKRALAGEQLTYELAMPYNQGLRHTRTNFVPDIRDGKVAGFFALVSDVTDQVEARITLEKREKEAQMMAEKLATANEELLKANAELGVANKRLIHINTDLDNFIYTASHDLKAPISNIEMLMEELLVELPDETLKQQEVKSMIGMMKGAIARFKKTIASLTEISKLQQDSFSNAEKVNVEEVVTDVRLDLEQLIAKSEVHIETDVKGCITESFSEKNLRSIIYNLLSNSIKYSHPDRKPVVRITCHEEREFFVLKVQDNGLGLSPAQQGKLFSMFRRFHDHVEGSGVGLYMVKRIVDNAGGKIEVESEEGKGTSFSVYFRK, encoded by the coding sequence ATGTCGACGAACTCGCTTTCTAGCTCACAGGAAGGAATTAGTATTCAGACTTTGCCTTTTCAGAAGATTTTTGAGGCACAGTCTGCATTAGTAGTGTTACTTTCCCCGGACCTTGTAATTCAAGGTGCTACGGACAATTATTTGCTGGAAACTTTTATGAAGCGGGAAGAGATCATTGGCCGGAACCTGTTTGAAGTATTTCCTGATAATCCTGATGCATCTGTAGCATCCACCACAAATTTGAAAGCTTCCTTTGATCAGGTCTTTGCTACCAGAAAGTCTCATAGAATGGATATTTTTCAATACGACATTCCTGACCCAAATAATCAGGGAAGCTTTATCGAACGTTTCTGGACTACTGTAAATACACCTGTTCTAAACGAGCAGGGGGAAATAATTTGTATTATACATGAGACCGCCAATGTTACAGATGAGGTAAAGGCCAGGCTTGAGCTAAAAGAAAGCCAGGAGAGGGAAAAAGTCGCTCTGGCTCAGGCAGAACAGCAGCGTTTAAGGTTAGAGCGATTGTTAGATCAGGCTCCAGCGGCCTTTGCTATGCTAGAGGGACCAGATCTGGTTTATAATGTGCTGAACAGCTCATACCAACAGCTCTTTCCAGGTCGGGAGATGCTAGGCTTACCACTGTTTGAAGCACTACCTGAGCTAATAACTTCACCCGTTTACCAGATAATCAATAATGTATATAACACAGGGGAAACGTTTGAGGGTAAGGAAGTTCTGATTCCGGTAGCAAGGTATGAAGGCCAGCCTGTAGAAGACATTTACTGGAACTTCATCTACCAGGCACTCTTTGATGCAGACGGCAAGGTGAACGGTGTTCTGATCTTTGCGCTGGATGTTACGGAATTTGTGGAAGCCCGTAAGCAGGTAGAGAAAAGTGCAGAGGCGCTCCAGGAGCTTAACCGTGAATTGGAGGAGCGTGTAGAGAGCAGAACACAGGAGTTGCGCACTGTACAGGCAGAGGTCCTGAATCAAAAGCAGCAGCTGGAAAGCATCTTTATGCAAGCTCCTGCAGCCATCTGTATCTTGGACGGTCCTGAACTTACCTACCAGTTAGTAAACCCTGGCTATCAGCAAATATTTCCGGGAAGGGACTTGTTAGGGAAGCCTTTGATGGAGGCACTGCCTGAGTTACAAGGAACAACCATTCCTGACCTTCTTCATAATGTGTATCAAACAGGTGAGACCTATATAGCAGAGGAGTTACACCTGATGCTGGCACGCCATGAGGATGGCCCTCTGGAGGAAATGTTTTGGACCTTTACCTACCAGGCCCGCTATAACAGCGAAGGTGCTGTGGATGGTATCCTGGTTTATGCGCATGAAGTTACTAGCCAGGTAGAAGTACGGAAAGCTATAGAGGCCAGTGCCCGCCAGCTACAGCTTGTTACGGATTCGCTGCCTGTGCTGATTTCTTACCTGGACAAAGATGAACGGTACCGTTTTGTAAACCGCGCTTACGAAGGGTGGTTTAACCTAAAGGTAGAGGACGTTTTGAATAAAACTGCCGTGGAGGTTGTAGGGGAGAAGGCCTATAAAACAGTAGAGGGGTATATAAAAAGGGCGCTCGCCGGTGAACAGCTTACTTATGAGCTTGCTATGCCCTATAACCAGGGGCTGCGGCATACACGAACTAATTTTGTGCCGGATATAAGAGATGGAAAAGTAGCTGGTTTCTTTGCATTAGTGTCAGATGTTACAGACCAGGTAGAAGCTCGGATAACCTTAGAAAAAAGGGAGAAAGAGGCCCAGATGATGGCGGAAAAATTAGCCACAGCAAACGAGGAGCTTCTTAAAGCCAACGCTGAGCTTGGTGTCGCCAACAAACGTCTTATCCATATAAACACCGATCTTGATAACTTCATCTATACTGCCTCCCATGATCTGAAAGCGCCTATCTCTAACATAGAAATGCTTATGGAGGAGCTGCTGGTTGAGTTACCTGACGAAACTTTAAAGCAGCAGGAAGTAAAGAGCATGATAGGCATGATGAAGGGAGCCATAGCTCGTTTCAAAAAAACCATAGCCAGCCTGACAGAGATATCAAAGCTGCAGCAGGATAGTTTTAGTAATGCAGAGAAGGTAAATGTAGAGGAGGTAGTAACAGATGTAAGGCTTGACCTTGAGCAGCTGATTGCTAAATCTGAGGTTCATATAGAGACGGATGTAAAAGGCTGTATTACGGAGTCTTTTTCTGAAAAAAACCTGCGCAGCATCATTTACAACCTCTTGTCAAACTCTATCAAGTACAGTCACCCGGATAGAAAGCCAGTGGTAAGAATTACTTGCCATGAAGAACGTGAGTTTTTTGTACTTAAGGTACAGGATAATGGCTTAGGTTTGTCACCAGCCCAGCAGGGTAAACTCTTCTCAATGTTCAGGCGCTTCCACGATCATGTGGAGGGATCTGGCGTAGGACTCTATATGGTAAAAAGAATAGTAGATAATGCAGGAGGCAAAATTGAGGTGGAAAGCGAGGAAGGGAAAGGCACTTCTTTCAGTGTATACTTTAGAAAGTAG
- a CDS encoding MFS transporter, translated as MKKNLLPLALGGLGIGTTEFVMMGLLPDVAADFNISIPEAGHMISAYALGVVIGAPLLVVASRSFAPKKILWTLMVVFTLFNAFSAFAPSSMTLLFARLMAGLPHGAFFGVGSVVASRLAEKGKEAQAISFMFAGLTIANLLTVPLGTYIGHHYSWRYTFILITLIGLATLLLIQLWLPALSATKQGNVRSELGFFKSREAWLILLITAIGTGGLFAWISYIAPLMTEVSGFAPDMVPYILILAGFGMVVGNFVGGRLADRVKPVKACLLLLLCMASALLIIFFGSESKAVSLVMTFVAGGLSLAIAAPIQILMIKTAKGAEMLGAATTQAAFNIGNALGAFFGGLPIAMGYGYTSPELVGALMATVGATFAVMLMKRQSAQSQQVVQDVYQEELV; from the coding sequence TTGAAAAAGAATTTATTGCCGCTGGCCTTAGGCGGCTTAGGAATAGGAACAACGGAGTTTGTAATGATGGGGCTACTGCCTGACGTTGCTGCTGATTTCAATATCAGTATCCCGGAGGCGGGGCACATGATTTCAGCTTATGCGCTGGGTGTGGTGATTGGTGCTCCTTTACTGGTAGTGGCCAGCCGTAGCTTTGCGCCAAAGAAAATTCTTTGGACCCTGATGGTGGTGTTCACCCTCTTTAACGCCTTCTCGGCCTTCGCGCCTAGCAGCATGACACTGCTCTTTGCTCGCCTGATGGCCGGTCTGCCGCATGGGGCGTTTTTCGGGGTAGGTTCTGTGGTAGCCAGTCGGTTGGCCGAAAAAGGCAAAGAGGCTCAGGCCATTTCCTTCATGTTTGCCGGTCTTACCATTGCCAACTTGCTTACGGTGCCGCTCGGTACCTACATCGGCCACCACTACTCCTGGCGCTATACCTTTATCCTGATAACCCTGATTGGCTTAGCTACGCTGCTACTGATTCAACTATGGCTGCCGGCTCTTTCTGCTACTAAGCAGGGAAATGTACGCTCAGAGCTGGGTTTCTTTAAGAGCCGTGAAGCATGGCTGATCCTGTTAATTACAGCTATCGGTACAGGTGGTCTTTTTGCCTGGATCAGTTACATTGCTCCTCTGATGACTGAGGTTTCTGGCTTTGCACCCGACATGGTGCCGTACATCCTAATACTAGCTGGTTTTGGCATGGTGGTGGGTAACTTTGTAGGGGGCAGGTTAGCTGACAGGGTGAAGCCTGTAAAAGCTTGCCTCTTACTGCTGCTGTGTATGGCAAGTGCGCTGCTTATCATCTTCTTTGGCTCTGAGAGCAAAGCCGTTTCACTGGTTATGACCTTTGTAGCGGGTGGACTTTCACTGGCTATTGCAGCTCCTATACAGATCCTGATGATTAAGACTGCTAAGGGAGCTGAAATGCTTGGGGCAGCCACCACGCAGGCAGCCTTTAACATAGGTAATGCCTTAGGTGCATTCTTTGGCGGTCTGCCTATTGCTATGGGCTACGGGTATACTTCTCCTGAATTGGTAGGTGCACTAATGGCTACAGTAGGAGCCACTTTTGCTGTCATGCTCATGAAAAGGCAAAGTGCACAAAGCCAGCAGGTGGTGCAGGATGTGTATCAGGAGGAACTAGTTTGA
- a CDS encoding ferritin-like domain-containing protein, with product MNIFNIIEEIEKADPEVYSRMDSRRHAFKSLGSIGKKTALAAIPFALGSVFQKAYGQSNSMVLEVLNFALKLEYLERNFYTQALAASGLITDGTARAAIEKIQMHEAAHVDLLIATIQSLNGTPISEPTFNFGKNFPDWNTNYQTFLTLAQAFEDTGVRAYKGQAPNLINNDTVLTAALQIHSVEARHAAHIRRMRGNLGWIVGAGDNSNVPAGAQPVYAGEDNLMQGGINDVSTVGDGYSTAIATGAFDEPLTKEQVAQIVSLFE from the coding sequence ATGAACATATTTAACATTATTGAAGAGATAGAAAAAGCTGATCCGGAAGTATACTCTCGTATGGACTCAAGAAGACATGCGTTTAAAAGCCTCGGCAGCATAGGAAAGAAAACAGCGCTGGCGGCTATTCCCTTTGCCCTGGGTTCGGTTTTCCAGAAGGCATACGGCCAGAGCAACAGCATGGTATTGGAGGTTTTAAACTTCGCACTGAAGCTTGAGTACCTGGAGCGCAACTTCTACACACAGGCCCTGGCAGCATCAGGACTTATCACAGATGGCACAGCAAGAGCCGCTATCGAGAAGATACAGATGCACGAAGCAGCTCACGTAGACTTGCTCATTGCCACCATCCAAAGCCTGAACGGCACACCGATAAGCGAGCCTACCTTCAACTTTGGTAAGAACTTCCCTGACTGGAACACAAACTACCAGACTTTCCTGACTCTTGCGCAGGCCTTCGAAGATACAGGAGTTAGAGCATATAAAGGACAGGCCCCTAACCTGATAAACAACGACACGGTGCTCACAGCTGCCTTGCAGATACACTCTGTAGAGGCGCGGCATGCAGCCCATATCAGACGTATGCGTGGCAATTTAGGATGGATAGTAGGAGCAGGTGATAACAGTAACGTTCCAGCCGGAGCTCAGCCTGTTTATGCCGGAGAAGACAACCTCATGCAGGGCGGAATTAATGACGTTTCAACTGTTGGGGATGGTTACTCTACTGCTATCGCTACAGGTGCTTTCGACGAACCTCTAACTAAAGAACAGGTAGCGCAAATTGTGTCGCTCTTCGAATAG
- a CDS encoding RNA polymerase sigma factor, producing MADNTTQKTSEEDLIARLRARDNAAVSLLYDMYSATLYGVILQIVKTEEVAEDVLQETFIKIWKSFDKYDEKKGRLFTWMLNVGRNLAIDKLRSKEYRMKGSTNSLSGSQVNFSSSAFNPDHIGVREVVEKLSPEQQTIINLMYFEGMTQNEIAEEYNIPLGTVKTRARSAVKFLSKLFKGSV from the coding sequence TTGGCGGATAATACGACACAAAAAACTAGCGAAGAAGACCTGATTGCTCGTTTACGCGCCAGGGATAACGCTGCAGTTTCTTTACTCTACGACATGTATAGTGCCACACTATACGGTGTTATCTTGCAGATTGTAAAAACCGAGGAAGTAGCTGAGGATGTGCTGCAAGAGACTTTTATAAAAATATGGAAGTCTTTTGACAAATACGATGAAAAAAAGGGCAGGCTTTTTACCTGGATGCTAAACGTTGGCAGAAACCTGGCGATCGATAAGCTCCGCTCAAAAGAATACCGCATGAAGGGATCCACAAATTCCTTATCAGGGTCCCAAGTAAATTTTAGCAGCAGCGCTTTTAACCCTGATCATATAGGGGTTAGGGAGGTCGTTGAAAAACTAAGCCCTGAGCAACAAACAATCATCAACCTCATGTATTTTGAGGGAATGACACAAAATGAAATCGCAGAAGAATACAATATTCCACTGGGTACGGTGAAAACCAGAGCACGCAGTGCAGTTAAATTTTTATCAAAATTGTTTAAGGGTAGTGTCTAA
- a CDS encoding anti-sigma factor yields the protein MSNEEYIASGVLELYAAGGLIQAEREEVELRAASSPEVRAALDEACSAMEYYAQVHAVPPRPELKNRILSRLQPIEGSGATTTAFEEDPETVSYTLPLEEETSPYKWMFAASIVLFLISGMLSYHFYTKWQDAEQRLATAVSSEQLLAQNMQNTSLRTQQLEQVLAILRDPSYQSVKLQGVKAHPGANAIVYWHPQKQEVYIDKVSLPAPPSGMQYQLWALDEGTPVDAGLIPTSGNQVTMLKMKPIKSAQAFAVTLEPEGGSVNPTLEQLTVMGKIEA from the coding sequence GTGTCTAACGAAGAATACATAGCATCTGGAGTTCTTGAGCTTTATGCAGCCGGTGGTCTTATACAGGCGGAGCGTGAAGAGGTAGAATTACGTGCTGCGAGCTCTCCTGAAGTTCGGGCAGCGTTGGACGAAGCGTGCTCGGCAATGGAATATTATGCCCAAGTGCATGCAGTGCCACCAAGGCCGGAATTAAAGAACAGAATCTTAAGCAGGCTTCAACCTATCGAGGGTTCAGGGGCAACGACAACTGCCTTTGAAGAGGACCCGGAAACTGTTTCTTATACCTTGCCACTGGAGGAAGAAACGTCTCCGTATAAGTGGATGTTTGCTGCCAGTATCGTGCTGTTCCTGATTTCAGGCATGTTAAGCTACCACTTCTATACAAAGTGGCAGGACGCTGAACAGCGTTTGGCAACAGCTGTTTCCTCTGAACAGCTCCTGGCGCAGAATATGCAAAACACCTCGCTCAGAACTCAGCAACTAGAGCAAGTGCTGGCTATTCTCCGCGACCCAAGCTACCAGTCTGTTAAGCTGCAAGGCGTAAAAGCGCATCCTGGCGCGAATGCCATAGTATATTGGCACCCGCAGAAACAGGAAGTATATATCGATAAAGTAAGCCTGCCGGCACCACCTTCGGGCATGCAGTACCAACTCTGGGCCTTAGATGAGGGAACACCTGTTGATGCAGGACTCATACCTACCAGCGGCAACCAGGTAACAATGCTGAAAATGAAGCCAATTAAATCAGCACAGGCATTTGCCGTAACGCTGGAGCCAGAGGGTGGAAGTGTTAACCCTACACTTGAGCAGTTGACGGTAATGGGTAAGATTGAAGCTTGA
- a CDS encoding ABC transporter ATP-binding protein has translation MSFLEVAGICVEEAGKSVLNDISFTQQEFQNIAITGETGSGKSTLLKTIAGLVQPTAGQVRFENRRVIGPVDKLVPGHPGITYLSQHFELPHSLRVEQVLRYANTLTDEGADMLYDICRVTHLLPRKTNQLSGGERQRIAMARLLSTSPKLLLLDEPFSNLDTAHKDVLKSVIRDIGEELDITCTLISHDPHDTLSWADEILVLKAGQLVQVGTPEQVYRHPVDEYTAALFGSYNRLSSVSTRNFSQLLGLNPDGKNILVRPERLKLVADGNKALSGVVNSTGFFGSFYEVEVQLQDDVVKIRTTERHYQKGDKVHVSLSPEDVWFV, from the coding sequence ATGAGCTTTTTAGAAGTAGCTGGCATCTGTGTTGAGGAAGCAGGCAAATCCGTACTGAACGACATCAGTTTCACCCAGCAGGAGTTTCAAAATATCGCTATCACTGGAGAGACAGGCTCCGGCAAAAGCACTCTGTTAAAAACCATTGCAGGGCTAGTGCAGCCAACAGCAGGCCAGGTTCGTTTCGAAAACAGAAGAGTAATTGGCCCAGTAGACAAGCTCGTGCCGGGCCACCCGGGTATAACTTACCTGTCACAGCACTTCGAGCTGCCACATTCTCTTAGGGTAGAGCAGGTACTAAGGTATGCCAACACCCTGACAGACGAAGGGGCTGATATGCTGTATGATATTTGCCGCGTAACACATCTGTTGCCAAGAAAAACAAACCAACTATCTGGTGGCGAAAGGCAGCGAATTGCGATGGCCCGCCTGCTAAGTACCTCCCCTAAGCTCCTGCTGCTGGATGAGCCTTTTTCAAACCTTGATACAGCTCATAAGGATGTTTTGAAGTCAGTGATCCGGGATATTGGCGAGGAGCTGGATATAACCTGTACCCTTATCTCCCATGATCCGCACGATACCTTATCCTGGGCAGATGAAATTCTGGTGCTTAAGGCAGGCCAGCTAGTACAGGTCGGAACGCCAGAGCAGGTGTACCGACATCCGGTCGATGAGTATACTGCAGCCCTTTTTGGAAGCTACAACCGCCTGAGCAGTGTTAGTACCCGCAATTTCTCACAGCTTCTTGGCTTGAATCCGGATGGCAAAAACATTCTAGTGCGGCCAGAGCGCCTAAAATTGGTAGCGGACGGAAACAAGGCACTTTCTGGCGTAGTAAATAGTACTGGCTTTTTTGGAAGCTTTTATGAAGTTGAAGTACAGCTACAGGATGATGTAGTGAAAATAAGAACCACAGAGCGTCACTATCAGAAGGGCGATAAGGTACACGTCTCGCTGTCGCCGGAGGATGTGTGGTTTGTTTAA
- a CDS encoding synaptic vesicle VAT-1 family membrane protein, with protein MLERRVYRIPKAGSIKNLKLQTETLSHPGADEVCVQVKAIGLNFADIFAIQGLYSATPKGPFIPGLEFSGEVIAVGERVEEWKVGDRVMGATKFGGYASHLNINHRYVIPLPGSWSFEEGAGFLVQGLTAYYALKELGNLKKGMTVLIHSAAGGVGILANRICKKYGAYTIGSVGRADKLEFLLNEEAYNAVILRDGNFYDKLKVTLGERPLHLIMECIGGKILKQGWQAMAPMGRMVVYGNASFTSHGSSPNYPRLIWKFLRRPKIDPLRLPTENKSLMGFNLIYLYEQTDMMHQLLGELQSLDLKPQHIGHVFAFEAMHDAIRLFQQGKTVGKVVLRVGD; from the coding sequence ATGTTAGAGCGACGGGTGTACCGCATACCTAAAGCGGGTTCTATCAAAAACCTGAAACTACAGACAGAAACCCTAAGCCATCCTGGGGCAGACGAAGTATGCGTACAAGTAAAGGCGATAGGGTTAAACTTTGCTGACATCTTTGCTATACAAGGCCTTTACAGTGCCACCCCAAAAGGACCTTTTATCCCGGGACTAGAATTTTCAGGTGAGGTTATAGCAGTTGGAGAGAGGGTGGAGGAATGGAAAGTAGGAGACAGGGTGATGGGCGCAACAAAGTTTGGAGGCTATGCTTCGCACCTGAACATCAACCACCGTTACGTAATTCCGCTCCCAGGCAGTTGGAGCTTTGAGGAAGGAGCGGGTTTTCTGGTTCAGGGCTTGACAGCCTACTATGCGCTTAAAGAGCTGGGAAACCTGAAGAAAGGAATGACAGTGCTCATACACAGTGCTGCCGGTGGTGTGGGCATACTGGCCAACCGTATCTGTAAAAAGTATGGAGCCTACACCATAGGTAGTGTCGGGCGGGCTGACAAACTAGAATTCCTGCTTAATGAAGAGGCGTACAATGCTGTCATACTTCGTGACGGAAACTTCTATGATAAACTTAAGGTTACTTTAGGAGAGCGCCCACTGCACCTGATCATGGAGTGTATAGGAGGTAAAATCCTGAAGCAAGGTTGGCAGGCAATGGCTCCCATGGGCCGTATGGTGGTGTATGGTAATGCCAGCTTCACTAGCCATGGCTCTAGCCCAAACTACCCGAGGCTCATATGGAAGTTCCTGCGGCGACCCAAGATTGACCCCTTACGTTTGCCCACCGAAAACAAGTCACTAATGGGCTTTAACCTTATTTATCTTTATGAGCAAACAGATATGATGCACCAGCTTCTTGGAGAGTTACAGTCGCTGGACCTTAAGCCGCAGCATATTGGACATGTGTTTGCGTTTGAAGCCATGCATGATGCTATTCGTCTTTTTCAGCAGGGTAAAACTGTAGGAAAAGTAGTCCTAAGGGTTGGGGACTAA
- a CDS encoding AMP-dependent synthetase/ligase, giving the protein MQNQITVQVNKPKRLFDCLTYQLAAFPLEDMLCSKEDGAWKKYSTQEVYDKVNQISAALLKLGFTRGDGTTEGRDKIAIISHNCPEWMMVDLAIQQIGAVSVPVYPNINNNELQFILQDARVKMVFVGDEALYQKINSIQSKLPALEAVFTFKPVPDARSWTDLLAAVDSETEQQVKQCRELVQESDLATILYTSGTTGTPKGVMLSHYNIISNVFSSSLIIEEIGVRGKRAISFLPLNHAFERMATYCFLYCGVSIYYAESMDKIGENLREVKPTLFTTVPRLLEKVYEGIMAKGSELTGIKRKLFYWALGLAEQFEINKPLSTSYKLQLALANKLIFSKWREALGGEVKSIITGAAACQVRLLKVFTAAQLVIQEGYGLTEASPIISGNRYSEKNRMFGTVGPLLKDVEVKIAEDGEILCKGPNVMMGYYKRPDLTAEVIKDGWLHTGDIGAMIEGKFLKITDRKKELFKTSGGKYVAPQPIENRMVESGWIEQIMVVGELQKFVGALIVPAFHMLKDWYAAQGLPYPGDHAVVADKQVRALVKEAVNHYNQFFNPVEQVKQFVLMPHSWTIGGGELTPTLKLKRKVIAEKYADLIGSMYPN; this is encoded by the coding sequence ATGCAAAATCAGATTACCGTGCAGGTAAATAAGCCGAAACGCTTATTCGACTGCCTTACCTATCAATTGGCTGCTTTTCCGTTGGAAGACATGCTCTGCTCTAAAGAAGACGGAGCATGGAAAAAGTATAGCACACAGGAGGTTTACGATAAGGTAAATCAAATCAGTGCAGCCTTACTTAAGCTAGGCTTTACAAGAGGCGATGGCACAACAGAAGGCAGAGACAAAATCGCCATTATCAGCCACAACTGCCCTGAGTGGATGATGGTAGACCTGGCCATCCAGCAGATTGGAGCAGTGTCGGTACCAGTTTACCCAAACATCAACAACAACGAGCTTCAGTTTATACTTCAGGATGCCCGTGTAAAAATGGTGTTCGTAGGCGATGAGGCACTTTATCAAAAAATCAACAGTATCCAGAGCAAGTTACCAGCCTTAGAAGCAGTATTTACTTTTAAACCAGTACCAGACGCCCGCTCCTGGACTGATCTGCTTGCAGCTGTTGACTCTGAAACTGAACAACAGGTAAAGCAGTGCCGTGAACTGGTTCAGGAATCTGACCTAGCCACTATACTTTATACTTCCGGCACTACCGGTACGCCTAAAGGTGTAATGCTGTCTCATTATAACATCATCAGCAATGTATTCAGCAGCTCACTTATAATTGAAGAGATTGGTGTGCGGGGGAAAAGAGCCATAAGCTTTCTGCCACTTAACCACGCGTTTGAGCGCATGGCTACTTACTGCTTTTTATACTGCGGAGTGTCGATATACTATGCCGAAAGCATGGATAAGATTGGTGAGAACCTGCGTGAGGTAAAGCCGACACTCTTCACGACAGTACCGCGCTTGCTGGAGAAAGTGTACGAGGGCATCATGGCCAAAGGCTCAGAATTAACCGGCATCAAAAGAAAACTGTTTTACTGGGCTCTTGGCTTAGCCGAGCAATTCGAGATAAACAAGCCGCTCAGCACCAGCTACAAATTACAGCTGGCTCTAGCCAATAAGTTAATTTTCAGTAAATGGCGTGAGGCGCTAGGAGGCGAAGTTAAATCTATCATAACCGGAGCCGCTGCCTGTCAGGTGCGCTTGCTGAAAGTATTTACGGCCGCCCAGCTTGTGATTCAGGAAGGCTATGGCTTAACCGAGGCCTCCCCTATTATCAGTGGCAACCGCTACAGCGAAAAGAACAGGATGTTTGGCACTGTAGGTCCGCTGCTCAAGGATGTAGAGGTAAAGATTGCCGAAGACGGCGAAATACTTTGTAAAGGCCCGAATGTGATGATGGGCTATTATAAACGACCAGATCTTACGGCGGAGGTAATAAAAGATGGCTGGCTGCATACCGGCGACATTGGCGCTATGATAGAGGGTAAATTCCTGAAAATTACAGACCGCAAGAAAGAGCTCTTTAAGACTAGCGGCGGTAAGTACGTAGCCCCACAGCCTATAGAAAACCGCATGGTTGAGAGCGGTTGGATAGAGCAGATTATGGTGGTGGGTGAGCTGCAAAAGTTTGTTGGCGCCCTGATTGTACCGGCCTTCCATATGCTTAAAGACTGGTATGCTGCACAGGGATTGCCCTACCCAGGCGACCATGCAGTGGTAGCAGACAAGCAGGTTCGTGCCCTTGTAAAAGAGGCGGTAAACCACTACAACCAATTCTTTAACCCTGTCGAGCAGGTCAAGCAGTTTGTACTGATGCCACATAGTTGGACAATTGGAGGTGGCGAGCTAACCCCAACACTCAAGCTAAAGCGTAAAGTTATTGCCGAAAAGTATGCAGACTTGATTGGCTCTATGTATCCAAATTAG
- a CDS encoding helix-turn-helix domain-containing protein: MSREDLASIVGASKETVIRTLADFKDGNLIKSQGSKITEGKKLNHPFNADYLKAPTKYKRILGWGFRFTVLPSSTDESKAFCI; this comes from the coding sequence ATTTCGCGGGAAGACCTTGCAAGTATAGTGGGTGCCTCTAAAGAAACAGTTATCCGAACCCTGGCTGATTTCAAAGACGGAAACCTGATTAAGAGCCAGGGCAGCAAGATTACGGAAGGTAAGAAATTAAACCATCCATTTAACGCTGATTATTTGAAAGCCCCAACCAAGTATAAAAGGATACTTGGCTGGGGCTTTCGGTTTACTGTACTACCTTCTTCTACGGATGAATCAAAAGCATTTTGTATTTGA
- a CDS encoding ferritin-like domain-containing protein: MKKLQEQPSEKGDNSSIELLGPMQRRKFFRYAGATAAATTLLLAFTSCNDDDDEMMPTDPETVDLGSGDTGILNYAYALEQLEAAYYAEVVARSLNMFNQTEQQIMQDLKGHEGIHRDFLKAALGSAAIPDLEVDFSAVNFNDKNSILTTARTFEDLGVAAYNGAGKLLEDAGLLTLAGKIVSVEARHAAVIRDLIQNGTFSDTANSQGLDPAMMPTDVLQAAAPFIKTKISANNLPQ, from the coding sequence ATGAAAAAACTACAAGAACAACCTTCGGAAAAAGGCGACAACTCTTCAATCGAGCTACTGGGGCCGATGCAGCGCCGCAAATTTTTCCGCTATGCAGGTGCTACAGCCGCCGCAACAACGTTGCTACTGGCTTTTACCTCGTGCAACGACGACGATGATGAAATGATGCCTACTGACCCTGAAACCGTTGATCTGGGTTCAGGCGATACGGGAATACTTAATTACGCTTATGCACTGGAGCAATTGGAGGCAGCCTATTATGCTGAAGTAGTTGCACGCTCCCTGAACATGTTTAACCAGACCGAGCAGCAAATTATGCAGGATCTGAAGGGGCATGAAGGCATCCACAGAGACTTCTTAAAAGCAGCACTGGGAAGCGCAGCCATTCCTGACCTTGAGGTTGACTTCTCAGCCGTAAATTTTAACGACAAGAACAGTATTCTAACCACAGCCCGCACTTTTGAGGATCTGGGAGTAGCCGCTTATAACGGTGCTGGCAAACTCTTGGAGGATGCTGGTTTACTGACCTTAGCAGGTAAAATTGTTTCTGTAGAGGCGAGACATGCCGCTGTGATTCGAGATTTGATCCAAAACGGCACTTTCTCAGATACAGCAAACAGCCAAGGCCTTGATCCTGCCATGATGCCTACTGATGTACTTCAGGCAGCCGCACCTTTCATCAAGACAAAAATTTCTGCAAACAATTTACCACAGTAA